A stretch of the Medicago truncatula cultivar Jemalong A17 chromosome 5, MtrunA17r5.0-ANR, whole genome shotgun sequence genome encodes the following:
- the LOC11434412 gene encoding probable starch synthase 4, chloroplastic/amyloplastic isoform X2, which yields MVALLNSTMPILGIPSSFLQKPISLPALSCFRNNGDVSGLHEQRLEVNKNEDISKSLSDDGQNVKHDNIWQLFREAQQNILYLNNQRLGAIEELNKIKKEKQSILDKIKKLEAVKQESADKLSICSELLLRIDSMVLGNVISLAEASDFRSLVLHHKVSVADVFNVISHKRDSELVGELRHFSDQSKKNGFHIIHICTEMTPLVSRGSVASYVTGIARALQRKGHLAEVILPKYACLDLDEVQGLREVNVEVYSYFNGQLHGNRIWTGVVYGVGVTLIEPLDHSSFFSREMIYGYPDDFERFSYFCRASLDYIVKCGKQPDILHLHNWETAIVAPLFWDVFVNKGLGGTRILLTIHNFNSQGTEQPDKLALCGLDPSSLHCPDRLQDNTNTQLVNILKGGVVYSNRVVIMSSIHPKHAIIRNLSNELEPTLNVHGDKLSVAPYGFEKSTWDPQTDYFLPENFNAENMNGKAVCKVALLQRLGLSEHSSTILVGCSFSEGADIDEKKMKDIVLNAKKHDVQFIFMETSERPDLNQALESLHMEFKDDDNIKFVRSYDEALSHLLFAGSDSILCRSFHDPTDETPLKALRYGAVPIAVDSDSHTNRNFINHDQEATKYSKLINNTFGNMSLGLAIDELRSNPSKWKRRIMEAMAHDLSWDGECYEVHVAAYSAIKNM from the exons ATGGTGGCATTGTTGAACTCAACTATGCCTATTTTGGGAATTCCCTcctcttttcttcaaaaacccATTTCACTTCCTGCTCTTTCTTGTTTCAG GAATAATGGAGATGTCAGTGGCTTACATGAACAAAG GTTAGAGGTTAACAAAAATGAGGACATTTCCAAG TCATTATCTGATGATGGCCAGAATGTGAAACATGATAATATTTGGCAATTGTTCAGAGAAGCACAACAAA ACATACTATACTTAAACAATCAACGCCTAGGTGCCATCGAGGAActtaacaaaataaagaaagaaaaacagtccATACttgataagataaaaaaattggaagcaGTAAAGCAGGAGAGTGCTG ATAAGCTATCAATTTGTTCCGAATTGCTGCTTCGAATAGACTCAATGGTCCTGGGCAACGTGATTAGCCTTGCAGAGGCATCTGACTTTAGAAGTTTGGTGTTGCACCATAAAGTGAGTGTTGCTGATGTCTTTAATGTTATCTCACATAAAAGAGATTCTGAACTGGTGGGAGAACTTCGTCACTTCTCAGATCAAAGCAAAAA GAATGGCTTTCATATTATTCACATTTGCACAGAAATGACACCATTGGTCTCTAGAGGATCTGTAGCATCATATGTCACCGGCATAGCTCGTGCACTTCAAAGAAAAGGTCACCTTGCAGAGGTTATATTGCCCaa GTATGCATGCTTAGACCTAGATGAAGTGCAAGGTTTGCGTGAAGTTAATGTGGAGGTTTACTCATATTTTAATGGTCAATTACACGGAAACAGAATTTGGACTGG TGTTGTTTATGGCGTGGGAGTCACTTTGATCGAGCCATTGGACCATTCATCGTTTTTCAGCCGCGAGATGATATATGGTTACCCGGATGATTTTGAAAG GTTCTCATACTTTTGTCGTGCCTCACTGGATTATATAGTAAAATGTGGGAAGCAGCCTGATATACTGCATCTACATAACTGGGAGACTGCCATTGTTGCCCCTCTTTTCTGGGATGTATTTGTAAACAAG gGACTTGGAGGTACCAGAATATTACTGACAATCCACAACTTCAATTCACAA GGTACCGAGCAACCAGATAAATTGGCCTTATGTGGACTCGATCCTTCAAGTCTTCATTGTCCTGATCGTCTGCAAGACAACACCAATACACAACTTGTCAATATTTTGAAG GGGGGAGTAGTCTATTCAAACAGAGTTGTAATAATGTCTTCTATCCATCCAAAGCATGCAATTATTCGTAATTTGAGTAATGAACTAGAACCCACTTTAAACGTTCATGG GGACAAGTTATCCGTTGCTCCTTATGGATTTGAGAAATCAACATGGGACCCTCAAACAGACTATTTTCTTCCAGAAAATTTTAATGCTGAAAATATGAATGGAAAAGCCGTTTGCAAAGTTGCATTGCTGCAGCGGCTCGGATTATCTGAGCATTCTTCTACTATTCTT gtTGGATGCAGTTTTTCAGAAGGAGCTGATATTGatgagaaaaagatgaaggatATTGTTTTGAATGCTAAGAAGCACGATGTCCAG TTTATATTTATGGAGACCAGTGAAAGACCAGACTTGAATCAGGCACTAGAATCACTTCATATGGAATTCAAG GATGAtgataatattaaatttgtgcGTTCGTATGATGAAGCTCTATCGCATTTATTATTCGCAGGATCAGACAGTATATTATGTCGATCTTTTCATGATCCTACTGATGAAACCCCA CTCAAAGCTTTAAGGTATGGAGCAGTTCCAATAGCAGTTGACTCTGATTCTCACACAAACAG GAACTTCATAAACCATGACCAAGAGGCAACTAAGTACTCAAAGTTAATCAATAATACCTTTGGAAACATGTCACTTGGCCTTGCCATTGATGAGCTT AGGAGTAACCCATCCAAATGGAAGCGAAGAATAATGGAAGCAATGGCACATGATTTATCATGGGATGGTGAATGTTACGAAGTTCATGTGGCAGCTTACTCGGCTATAAAGAATATGTGA
- the LOC11434412 gene encoding probable starch synthase 4, chloroplastic/amyloplastic isoform X1, which produces MVALLNSTMPILGIPSSFLQKPISLPALSCFRNNGDVSGLHEQRLEVNKNEDISKSLSDDGQNVKHDNIWQLFREAQQNILYLNNQRLGAIEELNKIKKEKQSILDKIKKLEAVKQESADKLSICSELLLRIDSMVLGNVISLAEASDFRSLVLHHKVSVADVFNVISHKRDSELVGELRHFSDQSKKNGFHIIHICTEMTPLVSRGSVASYVTGIARALQRKGHLAEVILPKYACLDLDEVQGLREVNVEVYSYFNGQLHGNRIWTGVVYGVGVTLIEPLDHSSFFSREMIYGYPDDFERFSYFCRASLDYIVKCGKQPDILHLHNWETAIVAPLFWDVFVNKGLGGTRILLTIHNFNSQGTEQPDKLALCGLDPSSLHCPDRLQDNTNTQLVNILKGGVVYSNRVVIMSSIHPKHAIIRNLSNELEPTLNVHGDKLSVAPYGFEKSTWDPQTDYFLPENFNAENMNGKAVCKVALLQRLGLSEHSSTILVGCSFSEGADIDEKKMKDIVLNAKKHDVQFIFMETSERPDLNQALESLHMEFKVDDDNIKFVRSYDEALSHLLFAGSDSILCRSFHDPTDETPLKALRYGAVPIAVDSDSHTNRNFINHDQEATKYSKLINNTFGNMSLGLAIDELRSNPSKWKRRIMEAMAHDLSWDGECYEVHVAAYSAIKNM; this is translated from the exons ATGGTGGCATTGTTGAACTCAACTATGCCTATTTTGGGAATTCCCTcctcttttcttcaaaaacccATTTCACTTCCTGCTCTTTCTTGTTTCAG GAATAATGGAGATGTCAGTGGCTTACATGAACAAAG GTTAGAGGTTAACAAAAATGAGGACATTTCCAAG TCATTATCTGATGATGGCCAGAATGTGAAACATGATAATATTTGGCAATTGTTCAGAGAAGCACAACAAA ACATACTATACTTAAACAATCAACGCCTAGGTGCCATCGAGGAActtaacaaaataaagaaagaaaaacagtccATACttgataagataaaaaaattggaagcaGTAAAGCAGGAGAGTGCTG ATAAGCTATCAATTTGTTCCGAATTGCTGCTTCGAATAGACTCAATGGTCCTGGGCAACGTGATTAGCCTTGCAGAGGCATCTGACTTTAGAAGTTTGGTGTTGCACCATAAAGTGAGTGTTGCTGATGTCTTTAATGTTATCTCACATAAAAGAGATTCTGAACTGGTGGGAGAACTTCGTCACTTCTCAGATCAAAGCAAAAA GAATGGCTTTCATATTATTCACATTTGCACAGAAATGACACCATTGGTCTCTAGAGGATCTGTAGCATCATATGTCACCGGCATAGCTCGTGCACTTCAAAGAAAAGGTCACCTTGCAGAGGTTATATTGCCCaa GTATGCATGCTTAGACCTAGATGAAGTGCAAGGTTTGCGTGAAGTTAATGTGGAGGTTTACTCATATTTTAATGGTCAATTACACGGAAACAGAATTTGGACTGG TGTTGTTTATGGCGTGGGAGTCACTTTGATCGAGCCATTGGACCATTCATCGTTTTTCAGCCGCGAGATGATATATGGTTACCCGGATGATTTTGAAAG GTTCTCATACTTTTGTCGTGCCTCACTGGATTATATAGTAAAATGTGGGAAGCAGCCTGATATACTGCATCTACATAACTGGGAGACTGCCATTGTTGCCCCTCTTTTCTGGGATGTATTTGTAAACAAG gGACTTGGAGGTACCAGAATATTACTGACAATCCACAACTTCAATTCACAA GGTACCGAGCAACCAGATAAATTGGCCTTATGTGGACTCGATCCTTCAAGTCTTCATTGTCCTGATCGTCTGCAAGACAACACCAATACACAACTTGTCAATATTTTGAAG GGGGGAGTAGTCTATTCAAACAGAGTTGTAATAATGTCTTCTATCCATCCAAAGCATGCAATTATTCGTAATTTGAGTAATGAACTAGAACCCACTTTAAACGTTCATGG GGACAAGTTATCCGTTGCTCCTTATGGATTTGAGAAATCAACATGGGACCCTCAAACAGACTATTTTCTTCCAGAAAATTTTAATGCTGAAAATATGAATGGAAAAGCCGTTTGCAAAGTTGCATTGCTGCAGCGGCTCGGATTATCTGAGCATTCTTCTACTATTCTT gtTGGATGCAGTTTTTCAGAAGGAGCTGATATTGatgagaaaaagatgaaggatATTGTTTTGAATGCTAAGAAGCACGATGTCCAG TTTATATTTATGGAGACCAGTGAAAGACCAGACTTGAATCAGGCACTAGAATCACTTCATATGGAATTCAAGGTT GATGAtgataatattaaatttgtgcGTTCGTATGATGAAGCTCTATCGCATTTATTATTCGCAGGATCAGACAGTATATTATGTCGATCTTTTCATGATCCTACTGATGAAACCCCA CTCAAAGCTTTAAGGTATGGAGCAGTTCCAATAGCAGTTGACTCTGATTCTCACACAAACAG GAACTTCATAAACCATGACCAAGAGGCAACTAAGTACTCAAAGTTAATCAATAATACCTTTGGAAACATGTCACTTGGCCTTGCCATTGATGAGCTT AGGAGTAACCCATCCAAATGGAAGCGAAGAATAATGGAAGCAATGGCACATGATTTATCATGGGATGGTGAATGTTACGAAGTTCATGTGGCAGCTTACTCGGCTATAAAGAATATGTGA
- the LOC112422237 gene encoding neurofilament heavy polypeptide, translating to MIQAAMRGYDQEDEYEDYDDYEDEQLEEGEGYEEEEGEEYVAEEPRKPTKEELDYLELRQKLKESIRKKMQKQNSTSLADSSGRKKQIQRDNYGSFFGPSQPVIAQRVIQESKSLLENRHLVPMPSNTPQINKSTSKVSNGVLKSSAQKQPPKVNEKLVKAEKLKVTRDYSFLLSDDADLPVPSKEPPSRNTSVRSSVGQAAQVPGKSKPSLSNGGKLVRGSGENRKPVAGARHLAPKPRSNYKLSSTSQASKVSVDSRKQLGNNSVNGPGRPLLPKGMPSKMHVNTSVSKSVTPGMRNPINGVQKPAPSKVPSSVPKQGVDQRRDVREQYKPRTVPKQPVSSSKTQVSKPPLKQIPKRSDLHDQRPKSIVRKRRPDEPVVDDWRREIRNMFGYNPKNYSDDDDDANMEAGFDDIMKEERKSAKIGREEDERERLAEEAAEKEAARRRKLKKRKLGL from the exons ATGATTCAAGCCGCAATGCGGGGCTATGATCAAGAAGAT GAATATGaggattacgatgattatgaggACGAACAACTGGAGGAAGGGGAGGGATATGAAGAGGAGGAAGGGGAAGAGTATGTGGCAGAAGAGCCTCGGAAGCCCACTAAGGAAGAACTGGACTACCTTGAGTTGAGGCAGAAGTTGAAAGAATCAATCAGAAAAAAGATGCAGAAGCAGAATAGTACTTCCCTTGCAGATTCAAGTGGTAGAAAGAAGCAAATTCAACGTGATAA TTATGGGTCTTTTTTTGGTCCTTCTCAACCGGTTATTGCACAGCGAGTAATCCAAGAGAGCAAATCATTGCTAGAAAACCGACATTTGGTGCCCATGCCTTCTAACACACCTCAAATT AACAAAAGTACAAGTAAAGTATCTAATGGTGTATTGAAGTCTTCAGCTCAGAAGCAGCCACCCAAAGTCAACGAG AAGCTAGTTAAAGCTGAGAAACTCAAGGTTACTAGAGATTACTCGTTTCTTTTGTCTGATGATGCGGATCTTCCTGTTCCATCAAAAGAGCCTCCCTCCAGGAATACATCTGTGCGCAGTTCTg TGGGACAAGCAGCTCAAGTTCCAGGAAAGAGTAAACCGTCTCTTAGCAATGGTGGCAAGCTCGTTCGTGGTTCTGGTGAGAACCGGAAACCTGTTGCTGGAGCTCGTCACTTAGCTCCTAAACCACGATCCAATTACAAGTTAAGTTCTACGAGTCAGGCCAGTAAGGTATCAGTAGATTCTAGAAAACAGCTGGGTAACAACAGTGTGAATGGACCAGGCCGGCCGTTATTGCCCAAAGGCATGCCTTCAAAGATGCATGTTAATACCTCGGTGAGTAAATCGGTCACACCTGGCATGAGAAATCCTATAAATGGTGTGCAGAAGCCAGCCCCTTCAAAGGTTCCATCATCTGTTCCGAAGCAGGGCGTGGACCAAAGAAGAGATGTACGAGAACAGTATAAACCCAGAACAGTACCAAAACAACCAGTTTCATCATCAAAAACTCAG GTAAGTAAGCCACCACTTAAACAAATTCCTAAGCGTTCTGATTTGCATGATCAGCGCCCCAAGAGTATAGTGAGGAAACGCCGCCCTGATGAGCCTGTGGTGGATGATTGGCGCAGAGAGATCAGAAATATGTTTGG TTACAACCCCAAGAATTATTCCGATGACGATGACGACGCCAATATGGAGGCAGGCTTTGATGATATCATGAAGGAGGAAAGGAAGAG TGCAAAAATTGGTAGAGAGGAGGATGAACGTGAGAGGTTGGCGGAGGAGGCGGCGGAAAAGGAGGCGGCAAGGAGGCGAAAGTTAAAGAAGCGTAAGCTTGGCTTGTAA
- the LOC112422033 gene encoding uncharacterized protein, translating into MDFKDLAAFNVAMLGKQGWKLEIVSQQGAAVDVWNAANVWHLISPSLVLFDNASDIIFHLLRILSTTQIENIVTIIWSIWKARNLKLWQQVTDSTTTIMVRAIHLLEGWRSANRKQNPSNHSHIDTTLPRNHTNQVVDGDSNIRWRKPRSGRLKCNIDASFSDVNNKIGLGMCIRDSKGFHVRSKIMCFSPLGLYHAIRWIHELQLENVDFEVDSKRVADYFNKGSGDVTEFGSIMDSSIHFCRSFLTNSHVEFTRRQANEVAHTLAKAATSSSSFRIFDEIPTCITDLIFNEMI; encoded by the exons ATGGATTTCAAAGATTTGGCAGCATTTAATGTTGCTATGCTTGGAAAACAAGGTTGGAAGCTAGAGATTGTTTCCCAACAAGGG GCAGCTGTCGATGTTTGGAATGCGGCTAATGTTTGGCACCTGATATCTCCATCTTTGGTCCTGTTTGATAATGCATCAGATATTATATTCCATTTGTTGAGAATATTGTCTACAACCCAAATAGAGAATATTGTCACTATTATTTGGAGTATCTGGAAAGCTAGAAACCTTAAGTTGTGGCAACAAGTGACAGATTCAACCACAACAATCATGGTAAGAGCTATCCATCTTTTAGAAGGTTGGAGAAGTGCTAATCGTAAGCAAAATCCGTCTAATCATAGTCACATTGATACCACTCTTCCTCGCAATCACACTAACCAGGTAGTAGATGGAGATTCAAACATCAGATGGAGGAAACCTAGAAGTGGCAGACTCAAGTGTAACATTGATGCCTCTTTTTCAGACGTCAACAACAAGATTGGTTTGGGCATGTGTATTAGAGATTCAAAAGGATTCCATGTCCGATCAAAAATCATGTGTTTCTCTCCGCTGGGACTGTATCATGCAATTCGGTGGATCCATGAACTTCAACTcgaaaatgttgattttgaagttgaCTCGAAACGAGTAGCGGATTATTTCAACAAAGGCAGTGGAGATGTCACCGAATTTGGTTCCATAATGGACAGTAGCATCCATTTCTGTCGGTCATTTTTAAcaaactctcatgtcgagtttaCTAGGAGGCAAGCGAATGAGGTTGCACATACTCTAGCTAAGGCAGCCACATCTAGTTCTAGCTTCCGTATCTTTGATGAAATCCCAACATGTATTACTGATTTAATCTTTAATGAAATGATTTAA
- the LOC25495006 gene encoding phosphoenolpyruvate carboxykinase (ATP) 1 → MASNRNGNGSIATENGSNGLPKITTKKSVNGICHDDSGPTVNAKTIDELHSLQKKKSAPSTPNTGTSTPFAQISDQERQKLQLQSISASLASLTRETGPKVVKGDPAKNQKVDHVHHHHVPTPTIAVSDSALKFTHVLYNLSPAELYEQAIKYEKGSFITSNGAMATLSGAKTGRSPRDKRVVKDKVTENELWWGKGSPNIEMDEETFMVNRERAVDYLNSLDKVFVNDQFLNWDPENRIKVRIVSARAYHSLFMHNMCIRPSPEELENFGTPDFTIYNAGKFPCNRFTHYMTSSTSIDLNLARREMVILGTQYAGEMKKGLFSVMHYLMPKRQILSLHSGSNMGKGGDVALFFGLSGTGKTTLSTDHNRYLIGDDEHCWSENGVSNIEGGCYAKCIDLSREKEPDIWNAIRFGTVLENVVFDEHTREVDYSDKSVTENTRAAYPIEYIPNAKLPCVGPHPKNVILLACDAFGVLPPVSKLTLAQTMYHFISGYTALVAGTEDGIKEPQATFSACFGAAFIMLHPTKYAAMLAEKMESHGATGWLVNTGWSGGSYGTGNRIKLSYTRKIIDAIHNGSLLGAEYKKSEIFGLQTPTEVEGVPSEILDPINAWSDKNAYNATLLKLGGLFKKNFETFTNYKIGKGDDNLTEEILAAGPIF, encoded by the exons atggcaTCAAACAGAAATGGAAATGGAAGTATTGCAACAGAGAACGGGAGCAATGGGCTTCCAAAAATTACGACAAAGAAAAGTGTGAACGGGATTTGTCACGATGATAGTGGTCCCACCGTAAATGCAAAAACAATTGATGAACTTCATTCACTGCAGAAGAAGAAATCAGCACCCTCTACACCTAATACAGGAACTTCAACTCCATTTGCTCAGATTTCTGATCAAGAACGCCAGAAATTGCAACTCCAATCAATTAG TGCATCACTTGCATCATTGACAAGAGAAACTGGACCAAAGGTGGTGAAGGGAGATCCAGCCAAGAACCAGAAGGTTGACCATGTTCACCACCATCATGTTCCTACTCCAACCATTGCTGTTAGTGACAGTGCTTTGAAATTTACACATGTTCTCTACAATCTCTCCCCAGCTG AACTATATGAGCAGGCGATAAAGTATGAGAAAGGATCATTCATCACTTCCAATGGAGCAATGGCAACACTTTCTGGTGCCAAGACAGGTCGTTCTCCTAGAGACAAGCGTGTGGTTAAGGATAAGGTTACTGAAAATGAACTTTGGTGGGGAAA GGGTTCTCCTAACATTGAGATGGATGAGGAGACTTTCATGGTGAATAGAGAAAGGGCAGTTGATTACTTGAACTCTTTGGACAAG GTGTTTGTGAACGACCAATTCTTGAATTGGGATCCAGAGAACAGAATCAAAGTCAGAATTGTATCAGCCAGAGCATACCATTCATTGTTCATGCACAACAT GTGTATCCGACCCAGTCCTGAAGAGCTGGAGAATTTTGGTACTCCGGACTTCACTATATACAATGCCGGAAAGTTTCCATGTAACCGTTTCACTCACTACATGACATCTTCCACTAGCATTGATCTTAATCTTGCTAGAAGGGAAATGGTTATCCTCGGCACACAATACGCCGGGGAAATGAAGAAAGGTCTTTTCAGTGTCATGCATTATCTCATGCCTAAGCGCCAAATTCTCTCCTTACACTCTGGTTCTAATATGGGCAAAGGTGGCGATGTTGCTCTCTTCTTTGGACTCTCAG gtaCTGGAAAGACAACTCTTTCTACTGATCATAATAGATATTTGATTGGAGATGATGAACATTGTTGGAGTGAGAATGGTGTCTCCAACATTGAAGGTGGTTGTTATGCTAAATGCATCGATCTCTCCCGGGAGAAAGAGCCTGATATCTGGAATGCAATTAGGTTTGGTACAG TGTTGGAAAACGTGGTGTTTGATGAGCATACTAGAGAAGTTGATTATTCTGACAAATCAGTTACAG AAAATACTCGTGCAGCCTATCCTATAGAGTACATACCAAATGCAAAGTTACCATGTGTTGGACCTCATCCAAAGAATGTTATTCTTTTGGCATGTGATGCATTTGGTGTGCTACCACCTGTGAGTAAGCTAACCCTGGCGCAGACCATGTACCATTTCATCAGTGGATATACTGCTCTG GTGGCTGGTACTGAGGATGGTATAAAGGAGCCACAAGCAACATTTTCTGCTTGTTTCGGTGCAGCATTCATAATGTTACACCCTACAAAGTATGCTGCAATGCTTGCTGAAAAGATGGAGAGTCATGGTGCAACAGGGTGGCTTGTTAACACTGGTTGGTCCGGTGGCAG CTATGGTACCGGGAATCGTATCAAACTAAGTTATACTAGAAAAATAATTGATGCTATTCACAATGGAAGCCTCCTGGGGGCAGAATACAAGAAGAGTGAGATTTTTGGCCTTCAGACCCCAACTGAAGTGGAGGGTGTCCCTTCAGAAATTCTGGATCCTATAAATGCG TGGTCAGACAAAAACGCCTACAATGCGACATTGTTGAAGCTGGGTGGATTGTTCAAGAAGAATTTTGAAACCTTCACCAACTACAAAATTGGAAAGGGTGATGACAACCTCACAGAAGAGATTCTTGCAGCTGGTCCAATCTTTTGA